In the Qipengyuania gelatinilytica genome, CCGAGCTTGTCTTCGGTCACATCGAGATAGGCCTCGTCCAAGCTGAGCGGTTCGACGAGGTCGGTGTGGTGCCGGAAGATCGCGCGGATTTGCTGGCTGACTTCGCGATAGGCATCGAAGCGGCTCTTCACGAAAATGAGATCGGGGCATTTGCGCTTGGCCGTGACGCTGGGCATCGCGCTGCGCACGCCGAACTTGCGCGCTTCATAGCTTGCCGCCGCGACCACCCCGCGCCCGCTCGAGCCGCCTACGGCGACCGGTTTTCCGCGCAGGTCCGGATTGTCGCGCTGCTCCACGCTGGCGAAAAAGGCGTCCATGTCGACATGGATGATCTTGCGCAGGCCATCGGCCTCGCCTTCATCGCTGTCGTCTGTCTCGCTCATGCTGCGCTAGATAGCGATGCGGGTTGCAAATCGGAACCTTGTGGTTCACCCGCCATTTTGTGCAGATGCGAAACGATCAACTTGCCGGTGGCGAACGCCCGCTTCCCGACCGCGCCCGGCGCGCGGCGATCGGCGAGCGCGAGCTGATCTGGATGATGGCGCTGCTGATGGCGTGCAACGCTTTCGGCATCGATGCCATCCTGCCTGCCCTCGACGCACTCGCGACCGATCTCGGCGCGGCTGGTAATGACCGCCAGTTCGTGGTCGGCGCATACCTGTTGGCCGCAGGCTTCGGGACGCTGGTGCCCGGCGCCTTTGCCGACCGCTATGGTCGGCGGCCCGTGCTGTTTACCGCGCTGGCATTCTACATCGGCCTTTCGATCGCCTGCGCGCTGGCGACGACCTACGATATGCTGGTCGCCTTGCGGGCAGCGCAGGGATTTTTCGCAGCGGGCATCATTGCCCTTCCGCCAGCGATCATTCGCGACCGTGTCGGAGGCGACAAGATGGCGCGCATGATGAGCCTCATTTTCGTGATCTTCCTGCTCGTTCCAGCCGTCGCGCCCAGCATCGGCCAGGCGGTTTTGGTGGCATTCAACGACTGGCGCTGGATTTTCGCGGCGATGGCCGTGCTCGGCTGCGCGATGACTGCCTGGGTCTATTTCCGCCTGCCCGAAACGCTGCACGAGGAAGACGTGCAGGAGATCCACCTGCCGACCATCACGCGCAACATGAAGAGCGCTGTGACCCTGCGCGAGACCATCGGCTATACGCTCGGCAGTGCGCTGGTATTCGGCGGGCTGTTCGGCTTCATCAATTCCTCGCAGCAGCTCATCGGCGAGGCTTTCGGCGCAGGCGACAAGTTTCCGCTGATCTTCGCGATCTGTGCCGGCTGCATGGCAATCGCGAACTGGTCGAACAGCCGCATCGTGGAGCGCTTCGGTGCCCGCAAGGTGAGCCATGCGGCGCTTTTCGCTTTCATCTTCGTGGCCGCCCTGCAGCTGTGGTTCGCCAACGACCCGAACGAAACGCTGTGGACCTTCGTCCCGCTTATGGCGGCAAACATGAGCCTGCTCGGCTTTATCGGTGCGAACTTCGGCAGCATCGCGCTCCAGCCCTTCCGGCATATCGCGGGTGCAGCCTCCAGCGCGCAGGGCTTCCTGCGCATGACCAGCGGCGCGGCGCTGGGCGCTTTTATCGGCTATATGTATGACGGTACGGCGCGCCCCTTGGCGCTGGCGCTTCTGTGCACGGCGGTGCTGAGCCTCGTCTTCGTGCTCTTCTCCGAACGCGGCGAGCTGTTCGGCGAGAAGATGGACGACAACTAGGCCTCGCTCTCCAGCCGCCTCCATGCAAGCCCGGCGAATTCGCACAGCAGCGGCCGCGTGTCGCGCGGGTCGATGATGTCCTCGACATTGAAGCGTTCGGCACTTCGGAAGGGCGAGGTGACCTTGTCCAGCCGTTCGCGAATGGCAGCGAGTTCTGCAGCGGGGTTCTCTGCGGCTTCAAGCTCGGACTTGTAAGCCACTTCCAGACCGCCCGCGATGGGGAGCGAACCCCAGTCGCCCGAGGGCCAGCAATAGCGGTACTGGAAAGTCTCGGCATTGCTCATCGCGCTGCCGGCAATGCCATAAGCGCGGCGTAGCACGATGGAGGCGAGCGGGACGCTGGCCTTGTAGATCGCATTCATCGCCTGCACGCCGTAGCGGATCGTGCCCGCCATCTCCGCCTCGCGTCCGATCATGAAGCCGGGGTTGTCGACGAGGTGCACGATGGGCAGGCGGAACTGGTCGGCGAGCTTTACGAAGCGTTCGACCTTTTCCGATGTCTTCGCCTCCCAGCTCCCGCCGAGATAGGACGGGTCGCTGGCAAGCACCATGACCGGCCATCCGTCCAGCCGGGCGAGGGCGGTGATGCAGGCGCGGCCCCACATGCGGCCGATCTCGAACACCGTGCCCTGGTCGAACACCATCTCCATGCATCGGCGCATCGAATAGACCTGCTTGTCCTCGCGCGGGACCAGGCTGAGCAGTTCTTCCTCGCGGCGATGGACCGGGTCGGTGCAATTCGAACGGCGGGCAAGCTGGCCGACATGTTCGGGCATGAAAGACAGGAAGTGGCGCGCCCGGGCGAAGGCTTCTGCCTCGCTGCCGACCTCGTCATCGACCACGCCGTTGCGCGTGTGGATGCCGCTGCCGCCGAGGTCTTCCTTGGCTTGGCTGTGGTCAGTCGAACCCTTGTAACTTTCGCCCAGCCCATCGACCACAGCGGGACCGGCAGCGAAGATCTGGCTAAGGCCCTTCACCATGATCGAATAATGGCTGGCAACGGTGCGCGCTGCGCCGAGACCAGCGGTGGGTCCAAGCGCGAGCGCCACGACCGGCACCGTGTCAAGATTCTTCACCACGTCGGACCAGCCGGGCACGGCGGGAATGTATGTCGCGCCGATCTGTTCGAGTGTCTTCACCGAGCCGCCGCCACCTGTGCCGTCGATCATGCGGATGAGCGGGAGCTTGAGCTCGTGCGCCATCTTCTCGGCCTGCACCATCTTGCGGGAAATCCCCGCATCGGCCGCGCCGCCGCGAATGGTGAAATCGTCCGCCGTGGCCACCACGGGGCGGCCATTGATCAGCGCCTTGCCGAAGAGGAAGGGGGCGGGAAGGACACCGGTGAGATTGCCGTCCTCGTCATAATGGCCCTTGCCGGCGATCTTGCCGATCTCGCGGAACGAGCCGTCGTCGACCAGCGCCGCGAGTCGCGCGCGGGCATCCATCTTGCCGCGTCCGTGCTGGCGCGCGAGCTTGTCCGGCCCGCCCATCTTTTCGGCCATTGCCTCGCGGCGGCGCAATTCCTCGAGTTCGTTTTCCCAGCTCATTCGTGCCCTCACTCCTCGAAAAGGCACGCTTGCAAGCAACCGGCGGAAAGGGAAGCCCTATTCTTCTTTGGGCTCGACAACCGCCAGCACCGCCTCGACCTGCACCTGCCCGCCTTCGCTGGCCGATAGCTCGGTCACGGTCCCGTCGAAGGGTGCGGTGAGCGCGTGCTCCATCTTCATCGCCTCGAGTACCATGAGGCGCTGGCCTGCGGTGACCGCATCGCCCTCTGCCACATCGACCGCGATGACCTTGCCCGGCATGGGGGCGAGAATGGCGCCGTCGCCCGCCGCAGCGGCGCCCGAGCCGCGGG is a window encoding:
- a CDS encoding acyl-CoA carboxylase subunit beta; protein product: MSWENELEELRRREAMAEKMGGPDKLARQHGRGKMDARARLAALVDDGSFREIGKIAGKGHYDEDGNLTGVLPAPFLFGKALINGRPVVATADDFTIRGGAADAGISRKMVQAEKMAHELKLPLIRMIDGTGGGGSVKTLEQIGATYIPAVPGWSDVVKNLDTVPVVALALGPTAGLGAARTVASHYSIMVKGLSQIFAAGPAVVDGLGESYKGSTDHSQAKEDLGGSGIHTRNGVVDDEVGSEAEAFARARHFLSFMPEHVGQLARRSNCTDPVHRREEELLSLVPREDKQVYSMRRCMEMVFDQGTVFEIGRMWGRACITALARLDGWPVMVLASDPSYLGGSWEAKTSEKVERFVKLADQFRLPIVHLVDNPGFMIGREAEMAGTIRYGVQAMNAIYKASVPLASIVLRRAYGIAGSAMSNAETFQYRYCWPSGDWGSLPIAGGLEVAYKSELEAAENPAAELAAIRERLDKVTSPFRSAERFNVEDIIDPRDTRPLLCEFAGLAWRRLESEA
- a CDS encoding multidrug effflux MFS transporter, coding for MRNDQLAGGERPLPDRARRAAIGERELIWMMALLMACNAFGIDAILPALDALATDLGAAGNDRQFVVGAYLLAAGFGTLVPGAFADRYGRRPVLFTALAFYIGLSIACALATTYDMLVALRAAQGFFAAGIIALPPAIIRDRVGGDKMARMMSLIFVIFLLVPAVAPSIGQAVLVAFNDWRWIFAAMAVLGCAMTAWVYFRLPETLHEEDVQEIHLPTITRNMKSAVTLRETIGYTLGSALVFGGLFGFINSSQQLIGEAFGAGDKFPLIFAICAGCMAIANWSNSRIVERFGARKVSHAALFAFIFVAALQLWFANDPNETLWTFVPLMAANMSLLGFIGANFGSIALQPFRHIAGAASSAQGFLRMTSGAALGAFIGYMYDGTARPLALALLCTAVLSLVFVLFSERGELFGEKMDDN